The region TCCACTTGGTGCATCAGCTTTTTTGTTGTGATGCATTTCTGTCAATTCAGCGAACTCATAAAAACGAGCCGCTGATGCGGCGGCTTGCTGGAGCAAAACCATACCAACTGAAAAATTTGGAATAATAGCCGAACCAAGAGAAGCTTTTTCTGCAAATTTAGAGAGATCTTCTAATTGATCAGTTGTTATTCCAGTAGTGCCAATTACAGGATGAACTCCATAAGCAATAGAAGTACGAGTGTGTTTATAAGCAACCTTGGGATGAGTGAAATCAACTAGTACAGGTCCATTAGTTGATCCATCCTTAGGAACGTTCTGACTTGCCGCACACAAAGAACCTTCGAAATCACTTGAAATAAATACATTAAGAGGTCCTATGCCTATTAATGACCCGATATCTTGACCTTCTTTTTCCTTCTGATTATCAATTGCACCAACAAGTTGATAATCTTTGGATGAATTAATTGCTTTAATAACCTCAGATCCCATTCGGCCTAGGGCTCCTGCAACTAAAACTGGTATTGATTGATTGGCAGAACTCATTGAATTTCTTTTTTTACAATCATATTTGACATCCCTTGTAACACGCATTTACTAAATAACACACTAAAGGGCCACTGAACACTAGGCTTGGTCGAATTCCGATAGAAGAAAAGATGTTTACACAGGTTCGCTCAGCCAATCGCAGAGTTTCACCTGTCGAGAATCACAAGCATAAAGCAGTGATGAAGGCCGTTTATGTGGTTCTTGAGCCTCAATATCAAAATGCTCTTACACAAGCTGCTAATTCATTAAATTCTCAAAATGGTCCCATTGGAATTGAACTTAATGGATATTTAATTGAAGAACTAAGAGACAATGCCAATTATGAAAGCTTTAAAAAAGATATAGAAAAAGCTGATCTATTCGTAGCTTCACTGATTTTTATTGAAGATTTAGCACAAAAAGTTGTTGAAGCAGTTGAACCTCATAAGGAAAATCTTAAAGCTGCGGTTGTATTTCCATCAATGCCCGAAGTGATGCGATTGAACAAATTGGGTACTTTTTCTATGGCCCAGTTAGGTCAAAGTAAAAGCATCATTGGTGATTTCATGAAGAAGAGGAAAGAATCAGGTGGTGCTGGCTTTCAAGATTCAATGTTGAAGCTTCTAAATACTCTTCCCTCAATTCTTAAGTATCTACCGGTTGACAAGGCTCAAGATGCTCGCAGTTTTATGCTTAGTTTTCAATATTGGTTAGGAGGGACTCCAGATAATCTGAAAAATTTCCTACTAATGCTTGGGCGCAAATATGTATTTGCAGAACTAAACATTGAAGAAGAAAAAATAGAAGTTGCAGAGCCTGAAGTATTCCCAGATTTAGGAATATGGCATCCTCTAGCACCAAATATGTTTGAGGATAAAAAAGAATATCTAAATTGGACTGCATCTAGAGATGACCTATCAAATAAGACCAAAGAAGGCCCAGTAATTGGTCTTGTACTTCAAAGAAGTCATATTGTTACTGGAGATGATGCTCACTACGTTGCCGTAATTCAAGAACTTGAATATAGGGGCGCAACAGTTATACCTATTTTTTGTGGTGGTTTAGATTTTTCTAAGCCAGTCAATGAATTTTATTACGATCCAATCAACCCAGACAAGCCAATTGTAGACGGAGTTGTATCACTTACTGGTTTTGCACTTGTAGGAGGTCCTGCAAGGCAAGATCACCCAAAAGCAATAGATGCATTAAAAAAACTCAATCGACCTTATATGGTTGCTCTTCCACTAGTTTTTCAAACAACACAAGAATGGGAAGGAAGTGATCTAGGTCTTCATCCCGTTCAAGTTGCGCTTCAGATTGCAATTCCTGAATTAGATGGAGCTATTGAGCCAATAGTATTATCTGGTCGTGATGATGCCACTGGCAAAGCTCATACACTTCAAGACAGAGTAGACGCAATAGCTGAAAGAGCTATTAGATGGTCATCACTAAGAATAAAAAAAAGAGACCAGAAGAAATTAGCAATTACCGTCTTTAGTTTTCCACCTGATAAAGGAAATGTTGGAACAGCTGCATACTTAGATGTGTTTGGCTCAATTTATAGAGTTTTAGAAGAAATGAAGCAGAAAGGTTATGACATAAAAGATATGCCTAGGAATCCAAAAGAATTGATGGAGACATTAATAAATGATCCTGAAGCTTTACAAGGTTCTCCTGAACTATCAATAGCTCATCGAATGAGCGTAAAAGAATATGAAAAATTGACTCCTTATTCTGAAAGGTTAGAAGAAAACTGGGGAAAGCCACCGGGAAATTTAAATAGTGACGGACAAAATCTTCTTATATATGGGAAAGAATTTGGCAATGTATTTGTTGGAGTACAACCAACTTTTGGATATGAAGGCGATCCTATGAGATTGCTTTATTCCAGGAGTGCTAGTCCTCATCATGGTTTTGCAGCTTATTACACTTATTTAGAAAAAGTTTGGAAGGCAGACGCAGTTCTACATTTTGGCACCCACGGATCACTTGAATTCATGCCTGGGAAACAAATGGGTATGAGTGAGACTTGTTATCCCGATTCATTAATTGGAGGTCTGCCTAATCTTTATTACTACGCAGCAAATAATCCTTCAGAAGCAACTATCGCAAAGAGAAGAGGCTATGCATCAACAATTAGTTATTTAACCCCCCCTGCTGAAAATGCTGGACTATATAAAGGTCTAAAAGAACTTGGAGAATTAGTTGGTTCCTATCAACAGTTACGAGAAAGTGGAAGAGGAATTCAAATTGTTAACGCCATAGTTGAAACATCAAAAAAATGTAATCTTGATGAAGATGTAAAACTACCTGAAAAAGATGCCTCCGAATTAGACATAGATGCAAGAGATTTGGTAGTAGGAAATGTTTATAAACAATTAATGGAAATAGAAAGTCGATTACTACCTTGCGGCTTGCACACTATTGGAAAACCAGCGACTGCTGAAGAAGCTATTGCAACATTAGTAAGTATCGCATCTATAGAAAGAGAAGATGATGGAATTAGATCTTTACCAGGTTTATTAGCTGAATCAAAAGGGAAAACAATTGAGGAAGTATATGAAGGCAATAACAAGGGAATATTAGAAGATGTTGAACTTAATAAACTAATTACAGAAACAGCAAGAGATGCCGTTGGTTCAATGGTTAAGTCTCTTACAGGAAGAGATGGGAGAGTAAATATGAAGAAGAATATTTGGACCCTAATTGTTGAATTCTTAAGAGGAATTGGTTTCTCAATCCCATCACCATGGCAAGCATCAGCGAAGAAAGCTGGTTTTGAAAATGTAAATGCAAATTCACTTGATAAATTGTTTGACTATTTAAGATTTTGTTTAGAGCAAATATGTGCAGATAAAGAAATGGAAAGCTTGTTAAAAGCTCTAGATGGTGATTATGTTATTCCTGGCCCAGGTGGAGATCCCATAAGGAATCCTGGAGTATTACCAAGTGGTAAAAATATTCATGCCTTAGATCCCCAATCGATACCAACAGTAGCGGCTGTGGCTTCAGCAAAAGGTGTGGTTGACAAACTTATTGAAAGACAAAAAGAGGAACAAGGTACATGGCCGGAAACTATTGCTTGCGTACTTTGGGGTACTGACAACATTAAAACCTATGGAGAATCACTTGCTCAAATCCTATGGTTCGTAGGTGTAAAACCCAAGCCAGACTCTGTTGGAAGGGTCAATAAATTAGAGCTCCTATCTCTTCAGGAATTAGGAAGACCAAGAATTGATGTAGTAGTGAACTGTTCTGGTGTATTTAGAGATTTATTTATAAACCAAATGGCATTGATTGATCAAGCAGTAAAAATGGCTGCTGAGGCAGATGAGCCAATCGATCAGAATTTCGTAAGAAAACATGCCCTTGAACAGGCAGAAAAGGAAGGGAAAAGCATCAGGGAATCTGCTAGCAGAGTTTTCTCAAACGCAAGTGGCAGTTATAGCTCGAATGTCAATTTAGCAGTAGAGAATTCAACATGGGAAGAAGAAAATGAGTTACAAGAAATGTACCTTTCAAGGAAGACATATGCTTTTAACGCTGATAATCCAGGAGAAATGAATCAGAACAGGGATGTATTTGAATCTGTTATGAAAACAGCTGACGTTACCTTCCAAAACCTTGATTCTTCAGAAATATCACTAACAGATGTAAGTCACTATTTTGATTCAGATCCAACAAATTTAATTAAAAATCTTAGAGATGATGGTAAAGCTCCCAGCAGTTACATAGCAGACACAACTACAGCCAACGCACAGGTCAGATCTTTAAGTGAAACTATTAGATTAGATTCTAGAACAAAATTACTTAATCCAAAATGGTACGAAGGAATGCTCAAGTCTGGATATGAGGGAGTAAGAGAGGTATCAAATAGACTTAATTACACATTAGGATGGAGTGCAACTAGTGGCCAAGTTGATAATTTCGTATATGAAGAGTCAAATGAAACCTTTATAAATGATCCAGAGATGAGGAAGAGATTAATGGAATTGAATCCTCATAGTTTTAGAAGAATAGTCGGTACACTTTTGGAAGTTAATGGGAGAGGATATTGGGAAACATCTGATGAGAATATTGAACAATTAAAAGAACTTTACCAAGAAGTAGAAGATAGAATTGAAGGAGTTAATACAGAAGATTAGTTATATATTAAATAATAGACTTTGTCATTCTTATAACCTGAGAAATTTGTTTAATATCATGAACTCTTAAAATATCAACTCCAGCAATAACGCAACGTGAAGCCACTGCAGAGGTACCAAATATTCTTTTATTAGGGTCCGGTTCATTAAGAACTGACCCGATAAATCTTTTTCTAGAAGCGCCTATTAATACTGGATAATTCATAGAAACAAATTCATCTATTTTTTTAAGCAAGGTTAAGTTTTGATTAACATTCTTTCCAAATCCCAATCCAGGATCAATAATTATTTGTTCATTATTTATACCTTTCAATATTGCTAAATCGATTTGATTTAATAATTCATCTTTCACATTATTAACAACGTTTGAATATGTAGCCAAAGAATCCATTGTCTTACTATTTCCACGACTATGAGTCAAAATATAAGGACAATCTTTATCTGCAATAACACTAAAGATCTCGGGATCATGACGACCACCACTAACATCGTTAATCCAATCGGCACCAGTATTTATTACTTTTTCTGCGACAGAATGATGATAAGTGTCTACAGAAATTGGTATCTCGGGATGTAATAATTTTAATTCTTTTATTAAAGGAAGCAATCTTTTAATCTCAATTTCGGCTCCAACCTCAGATGCACCTGGTCGTGTGCTCTGTGCCCCAATATCTAGAATGTGTGCTCCTTGTTTAATACATAATGATGCATGTTTAATTGCAGACGGTAAGTCAATATAAAGTCCACCATCACTAAATGAATCTTTAGTGATATTTACTATTGCCATTAAATGGGTTTCTCTTTCCCAATGTTCTGGTAGATATTTATTATATTGTTTCGTAATTTGCAATTCTCGCAAAATTTGTAGGATCTAAAGAGGCTCCACCGACTAATACACCATCAATATCTGACATAGACATGATTTCATCAATATTATTTGATTTAACTGATCCACCATATTGAATAATTACATCTTCGTAACCAGTCCATTTACGAATCAATCCGCAAATCCTATTCGCCTCATTTGCTTCACATGTTTTGCCAGTTCCTATTGCCCAAATTGGTTCATAAGCGACTATGAGCCTTTTAACATCAATGCCTTCAAGACCCTGATCAACTTGTCTTCTGATAACCCTTTCTGCTTCACCCAGCTCTCTTTGTTCAATAGTTTCTCCAACACAAACAATTGGAATTAATTGATGATCTTGGGCCGATTGGGCTCTCTTATTTATTTGTTCATCACTTTCACTGAAATACTTTCGTGGCTCACTATGTCCAACAATTGCACATTTAACAGAGAGCTCGTTAAGCATGAGAGGAGAAACCTCGGCTGTATAGGCTCCACTATCCTCCCAATGAACATTTTGGCTAGATAAAGAAAGATATTCGCTTTTATCCTTAATGAACTCAGAGAGAGGGTACAGGGCTGTAAATGGGGGTGCAATAACAATCTCCCTATCTTTTTTTGGTATATCTTTCAATAATGGGATTAATACACGCATGTACTCAATCGCCTCAGTACAAGTCATGTTCATTTTCCAATTCCCTGCAATGACGGGTTTACGCACGCTGGCTCCTCATTTTTCGCTTCTTGCCAACTTACGGCCTAGAGGATCAGAATTTGGAACAATGTATGTTTCATTTGCAAAAATAATTTGATCACCATCAATTAATTTTCTTCCTCTTCTGTTTTCAACTATGCCATTAACTGATATTTTTCCTGATTTAATAATCATTTTAGCTTCTCCTCCAGTCTGAACGATCCCAATAAATTTCAGAAATTGATCTAATTTCATTTAATTGCCTTAAATTAAACATTGATAGTTTGATGGAATGAAACAAAAAAACAAAATAAATTTCATTTACCTGATAGAGAGACTCAAGGGACATTTGCCAATTTTGCTGCTGGGTGGAATAAGCATGTTTGTATATGTAATTTGCTGGCCAATACTCGCATGGCTATCAGGAAAGTTAATACCTGGTATTGGTCAAGGAAATACAAAACTAGTTTTAACTGTAATTTTACAAGCACTAATTATTTTTATAATTCAAAAAACGGCACAATATCTACAAGATAGTCTCCTAGCAAAGCCCGCACTATCAATAAGCCAAGATCTTCGGACAACACTATTTAGAAAACTTCAAAAAAGTAATATACTATTCATAGAAAAACTTTCATCTGGAGATATTGCATACAGACTAACAGAGGATGTTGATCGAGTTGGAGAAGTTATTTATAAATCTATTCAAGATACGACACCATCCATATTTCAATTATTAGCCGTATTTGGTTACATGATATTTATTGACTGGAATTTATCACTTGCAACAATCATATTAGCTCCGTTAATTGCATTATTAGTTAGTAATTTTGGAGGAAGAGTATTAAAAGCATCCGAAAAAAGTCAAAATAAAATTAGCTCTTTAGCAGGTTTGCTTTCAGAGGCAATTCAAGGACTACCAATGGTTAAAGCATTTGCAGTAGAAGAGTGGTTGCAAAATGATTTTGATAAACAAGTTGAATTACATAAAGAAGCCAAATTTAATATGCTTAAGCTTGTAGCCCTTCAACATCCAATAGTTGGCTTAATAGAAGTAATAGGCATTTTGAGTATCCTCTCGATTGGAACATTTAGAATACAAACTGGGGGTATGTCTACCGAAGAATTTGGAAGTTATTTTACGGCACTAATAATGTTAATAGATCCAATAAGCCATATAACTACAAACTACAACGAATTAAAGCAGGGACAAGCATCACTTAGAAGATTAAATGAAATAACAGTCAATCCACATGAAATATCGACATCTAATAGAGGTTTGATACCCAATAAACTAGATGGGAAGATTACATTTAAGAATGTATTTTTTTCGTATAGCCAGGATAATGAAGTAATAGAGGATATAAGTTTAGAGATAGATAGTGGTAAAATCACTGCCCTAGTAGGTCCGTCGGGTGCAGGTAAAAGTACGATCTTTTCATTAATATTAAAATTCATAGAACCTAATAAAGGATCAATATTTATTGATGAGTACAATTTAAACAAAGTAAATACCAACTATTTACGAAGATTAATAGGCATAGTTCCCCAAAAAACATTTATATTTTCAGGGACCATTGCTGAAGCGATAAGATTTGGAAGGTCCACGACCAGACAAAACATTGTAAATGCTGCAAAAATTGCAAATGCTCACGATTTTATTGAACAATTCCCCGATGGCTACGAAACTTTTATAGAAGAAAGAGGTACCAATCTTTCAGGAGGTCAACTGCAAAGAATATCAATAGCAAGAGCTCTAGTAGGAGATCCAACAATTTTATTACTAGATGAAGCTACTAGCGCTTTGGATGCGGAAGCTGAAGAATCCGTTCAAAAAGGTCTTAAACAAGCTATGCATAGTAGAACAGTCTTAGTAATCGCTCATAGATTATCAACAATACAAAAGGCAGATAAAATAGCAGTTATTGAGAAAGGAAGAATATGCGAAGTAGGTAATCATAAAGAATTAATTAATAGGCAGGGAAGATATAAAGAGTTTTGCGATAAACAATTTATTAAAAGCTTTTAAGAATGTAATTAATGCTATATTATATAGAAATTAATATTAATTGAATGTCAAATAGCAAATCAAATGAAATGGAAGCTATTCTAACATTTGAAGATAAAAAATATGATCTTAAAAACTGTCCAAAAGAAGTACAGGAACTCGTGAAAGGTATGCAAGTTGCAGATGCACAATTAAGGATGCATGAAGACACCCTGAAAGTACTAGCAGTCGGTCGTCAACATCTTGCTTCGCAGTTAAAGGCAAAACTTGAAACAATAAATCCTATAAATAATAAGCAATAGTTAAATTTAATATAAAAATATATTTAAGTTGATGAATAATTAAAATTAAAAAAATCTTACAACATAAGTTATATAGGATAGTACAAATACTTATTAAATTATAAACATTAATTATTTCCCATTATCTGTCATTTGTCGACCACGGCATGAGAGAATCTAAAGAAAATATAAAGAGATGGGAACAAAAGGGTATTGGCTCAAACAGGCCAAAATTGAAAGCACAGCTCAATTTATTGAATACGTTAAAACCGTGGTTCCATGGCTTAGATCAGTAGGTGGAACAATTATTGCTAAAGATGTGAATCAAAATTCAGATTTAAACGAATGGGATGGTGGTCAATTAGGGGTAATAGTTGAATTTGAATCTAAAGCTGCTGCTCAAAAGGCATTTAATTCATCAGAATTTCAAGAATATATAAAATATAGCGGAATTGAGAATCAATTATCCCTATCAATAATTGGATAACTGAATTATGATTATGGAATTATAAATAGGTAAATTAAAAATGATAAGAGACTCCTCAACTCTTCAAAAGGGACAAAGTTTAAGAGTTGAAATTAATGAAGTAAAAGATCGACTACCACAAAATATTCTTGAGAAAATAAGAAAGGATCCTGTTGTCGAATTAGTTGGTTATAAAATGGTAGATGGAAATCAATTTGGACTAGTAGTGAAACTTACTAATGGAGAAATAAATTGGTTTTTCGAAAAGGAATTATCAGAAATAATGTAATTATACCTATAATTGAATATTACTTATATGACTAAAAGATACATATTAAGAAAACAAATGATTAATAACCTATATTGAAACAAACCAAATGAAAAGATTATGCCTTACAACCAAATCACCGTTGTACTTGGTGGACTTATGCATATTCCTGCAATAATACTAGTTCTACGATTTATTGAAAACAGATTTAATAATAGAAACTGGACTACTGAAGAGCTTAATTACAATAAAATAACCTAATACTTCTTATTAAGAATAATTTAGAATTTTATTATATTTATACAAGTAATAAAGTAAATAATGAAAACTATAATAATTACAGGCCCATCTGGCTCCGGAAAGTCATATTTAAGTAATAAGCTATCTAAAATATTTTATAATTCAATAGTAATAAAAACTGATTCATATTATAGAGATAATATATTAATCCAAATATTATCAAACTTTATATATGATATTTATGATAGGCCATTTAGTATAAAGAAAGACGAATTAAATAAAACACTTAGATCAATACAAAATGAAGATAGATTTATAACATTTTACAATTATAATTTTATATTGAAAAAATCAACAAAATCAATAAAATCAATCAACTATAATAATGACAATCAATTCTTAATAATAGAAGGAATATTTGCACATAGGTTAGATTTAAACTATCAAGATACTATAAATATTTTATGTGACGGGAGAAAAGACATCTGTTTTCAAAGAAGACTTAAAAGAGATAAGAGAGAAAGAGGAAGAAACAATATAGAAGTTAAAAACAAATTTAAACAGTCATGGAATTTATTCTATAAAAATATTAAATACTATGTTAACAATTATAATGTAATGGAAGTAAATCTATTGAAAAAAGATTCATACAATAGATTAATTATTAATTTAAAAAATATAAAAAATAACTAAGACAAATTAAAAATTTAATTCTCTTAGTTATTCTATGAAAAAAAAAAAAAAAAAAATTAGTACTCTCTACTTTTTCACCTCTGGAGCGTTCATACCATCGTAGTCAGGACCAACCATTAATCCAACAATTGCAAATAATGCAATTGATGCAACTCCAACCAAAACTGCTGTTGGCGCTGGAGTACTAGTTAGGCCAGCAAATAACAAATTGCCCATAAAAGTTAAATAAAGCTAGTTATAAATAGCAGAAAAAGGAATAAATTAATTAATTAGTAACTTGTTTTAAATCAAAAACTGTCAAATAGAAAATTTGATACACAGATAAGAAGCTATTGTTTAAATGCTATAAAATATTAATTACATTGTTATTTAGTAATCGTACACATAAGATTTAAAATTTATCTAGATAGAATCAATTCGTTTGCATTTGATTATTAAAAAAAAAAAAAAAAAAGTGGGTAAACATGAAAAAACATGTCAACCCACCTGATTGATTAGATAAACTAATTATTTAGATGTATTTGGGTCATTAAAACCATCGTAATTAGGGCCAACTACGACAGCCATAATTCCGAATAGGGCCATAAACGCGATACCTATGATTGGTGCAGTAGGAGCTGGTGTACTTAGTAGTCCAGCGAAGGTTAAAGGAAGCATGTTCTTTAGTAAGACCCAATATAAATACCAGTCATCAGGGAATATGACCATTGATATTTTAATTTGTAACATTTAGGTATAGCTTAAGTAAGCTATGACTGGGTTTAGAAAGAGAATCATGAAGATATCTCGGTGAATCTCAAATTCATGAAAGTTGAGCAATCTGCTGTTTGTCGAACAGATTGGTTGGTTCAAAAAATATGGGTTAAAAGTGAATAAATATATTTTTATGGTTTAATACCTTCAAGAATATTATAAAAAAAGAAGAAAAATTTGTTAATATAATATATTAAAAGATAAATTTAAAGTATCGAAGTGATTTCTAACTTACGTCCAATTACACCCGTCAAAGAATTTGAAGAAGCATGTATAAAAGCCAGTTTAAATAACAAAGAACAGAAGATTATTGATCACATTAGATATGTTGGCGTATTTACACAGCCGTCACTTACAAAAGAACTGCAATTAGAATCGAAGCCACCAATATTATCTGTGCTATGCGAAATTTGCAGAAAGATAGGTAAACATATGCCCAATCACTTTAATAAAGTCAGAAAATGGTCCAAGGAAATAAATGAGCATAAAGTCAAATGGGATGGTGATTTAGTCTGTTCGTTGGCTTGGGATAAAGACGGAGAACGATTATCTCCAGAGAATGGGACATGTTTATACCATACATTTGCAGTACACAAAGAATTATTCCAAGGACTAGATTAAATAACCAATTTAGAAGAATGTTATCCCTGACTAAGGTACTCAAACAACACATTATTAAAACCTAACTCTTCGGCTGAATATTCAAGCATCAAATTGTCAGACTCTATCTGGGAGCGGAAGGATCTAATTTCATCGGATTCATCTTCTGATGGAGGAATTCCGTCGACAACATCAAAGATAATGTTTTGTCGAACAATTTCTGCAAGAACTTCATTTGCCATAATGACGAAACTTAGTACTTATAAATACATAGCCAATATTTGTAATCTATAAAAGCAAATAAAACATTCCTTTACGAAAGCTCAACTAGAGGGCATGACATCTTCGTGATTAGCAAAAACCTATTTTCTCATTAAATCACCTATTACTTTCGCCCCGCAATGCATAATAACTTTACAAAAATTCACTTATGCTTTAAATTCCTTTACAAATAAGTTTTTGAATTGTGCTTCTACAAGGAGAAGATGTCGAGTCAACTGTAAGCAAGAAGACTGTCATAGCAGTCACAATGGCTACAAGCAGACAAGGTATAGGAGTAGTTAAAGAACTAAGCAAAACAAATAAATATCAAATACGTGCAATCACAAGAAATTTAAACAGCTCAAAAGCTTTTGGGCTTGAAAAACTAAAGAATGTTGAACTAGTTAAAGGAGATTTAATGGATCCTGAAAGCCTCAAAAGAGCTTTTGATGGTGTAGAAGTGATTTTTGGTAATACAACTCCTACAAAAGGTTGGAAATTATTTAGAGGAAGTATTGTTAGGTCGTATGAATTGGAACAAGGTTTTAACCTGATAAATCAAGTTAAAATTGCATACGAAAAAGGGAAGTTAAATCATTTTATATTTAGCTCAATAAGCAAAGGAAAAGATCCACTAAAAAATGACCTGGCTCCAGGACATTTTACGAGTAAATGGGATATAGAGGAATATATCGAAAGATTAGAACTTAAAAGAATTACTACAATATTAAGGCCAGTGAGTTACTTTGAAAACTTCGAAAATAAATTACCCGGCTACAGTATTTCGAAGAATATATTCCCTGGAATAGTTGGGAAAAAT is a window of Prochlorococcus marinus str. MIT 0917 DNA encoding:
- a CDS encoding DUF2862 domain-containing protein gives rise to the protein MIRDSSTLQKGQSLRVEINEVKDRLPQNILEKIRKDPVVELVGYKMVDGNQFGLVVKLTNGEINWFFEKELSEIM
- a CDS encoding uridine kinase family protein; translation: MKTIIITGPSGSGKSYLSNKLSKIFYNSIVIKTDSYYRDNILIQILSNFIYDIYDRPFSIKKDELNKTLRSIQNEDRFITFYNYNFILKKSTKSIKSINYNNDNQFLIIEGIFAHRLDLNYQDTINILCDGRKDICFQRRLKRDKRERGRNNIEVKNKFKQSWNLFYKNIKYYVNNYNVMEVNLLKKDSYNRLIINLKNIKNN
- a CDS encoding NmrA/HSCARG family protein, whose translation is MLLQGEDVESTVSKKTVIAVTMATSRQGIGVVKELSKTNKYQIRAITRNLNSSKAFGLEKLKNVELVKGDLMDPESLKRAFDGVEVIFGNTTPTKGWKLFRGSIVRSYELEQGFNLINQVKIAYEKGKLNHFIFSSISKGKDPLKNDLAPGHFTSKWDIEEYIERLELKRITTILRPVSYFENFENKLPGYSISKNIFPGIVGKNFKWQTIAVEDIGKWVRGVLSKPEKYKNQSINIAGEELTGLEMAMTLQRIVSSEGIQTNYLMIPRAAIKLLEYDIGVMADWIERSGYGADMVKLKMIQKELDIVPTSLRDWLKAKLENENKTRNSSARQWKGSQWKLQWDKQ